A single region of the Drosophila takahashii strain IR98-3 E-12201 chromosome 2R, DtakHiC1v2, whole genome shotgun sequence genome encodes:
- the LOC108060052 gene encoding heterogeneous nuclear ribonucleoprotein U-like protein 2 isoform X2 has translation MDVAKLDKMKVVDLRNELQSRGLDTKGVKAVLVERLRAYVEGGAGDGDNAPVTPSRRQRRTRSMSRSPSPVQAAPVAAEPVLDTLEEEEQPEEKREPEPEPEQEPQPGLEPSEPEEAEPEEADPVAEAEDTSTVQAANEEPEPEAQAVESDEKSEAGDKDEIVEKETSPAAAPQDEVVDEPMEEDAAPEEQEKEQTPANEEKEDKEAESTVAEHQSNGDSQKMDVDEEESAAPKAEGDAEAAAKSEDQPQERRKRSHSRSRSRSRSGSRSPKHRSSVGDKRDSKAAAEERTVPEDEPTIEENKVGLSWLDSDLHLRIDPTTFASAKPLSSEIYSLIWSGARANFGVREGKVCFEVRLAEESVPENSHYFRDEPHVRGFRVGFSTPKSSLLLGEAELSFAYCETGRKANQGEFSDYGKPYKLDDVIGCYLDLESEPCTINYTLNGEDLGVAFEFEKSTLGEEGALFPHIVTKGYEYSVNFSDTEQLLVNAERPTRKRRKPRKDEDKDKDDDKDDNDGEKWKVLDEATADDDEVEKKEEDGKESSEKDEEEGDKPEKAKEAESAPKAETDAEAEVEASSEAAKPEPEAVESSETAETSTEASGETAAVANGDASAEKPNDEKPAEEKKPADANEEEDEDGPSPNKRPKTDGDSEKAESEKEKEKSQTTEDEYEDVEPEPRDTAALLEGYVLIGLVPVEQLVPGPQRAGSRKECEVILLVGLPGAGKTHWALAHVAENADKRYEFIGPDSFISKMTIDGASRKTVHKGRWDKVYEICLNSLAALEDIAMKRRRNFILDQTNVYASAQRRKMKGFNDFKRIAVVCIPSEDELKRRIAEKEEKGNAFTVKESTINNLRANFTLPSLEFGWFDDINYTELTGDEAKSEVKKYNEKGKKAIDAERSRDKRSRGGRDNYRRDDRNRNRYNDDRRRDYGGQRHESRWSDSRRGGGGGGGYSSNSGGGGGGSRAYDNRRSYNSGGSGGGQQNWVQNSRRSGYDDRGYGGGGSGSRGYDNRNRGYGGGSGGGGGGGGGQQNWMQNNRRSGYDDRGYGSSRDYRDRDRGNDRSRMGSNDRNRGSSQSSYRSGGGTHQQRDFRPGHRDTKEDSRGGYERSAGQALPKYGNNTGVGGGYDQYKQQAGGTPGGGKASLSGKWSTYTQHHQQQQTPQHQTGVWQTQQPSQQYQQPQQAAAGQQQYWAYNQMQGYGNQQAWQSADPQQQQQWMSWWQQQQQGSGGAAAGNASGGAGVNVGGAAGNNDGGATNHYWSQYSYSTQSNAGADKK, from the exons ATGGATGTGGCGAAGCTGGACAAGATGAAGGTGGTGGACCTGCGAAACGAGCTCCAGTCGCGTGGTCTAGACACCAAGGGAGTCAAGGCAGTGCTCGTGGAGCGCCTCAGGGCATATGTGGAAGGAGGAGCCGGCGACGGAG ATAATGCGCCGGTCACACCAAGCCGTCGTCAGCGTCGCACGCGCTCCATGTCCCGCTCTCCATCGCCGGTCCAAGCTGCTCCGGTGGCCGCAGAACCCGTGCTCGATACTCTGGAAGAGGAAGAGCAGCCGGAGGAGAAGCGAGAACCCGAACCTGAACCCGAACAGGAACCTCAGCCGGGACTCGAACCCAGTGAGCCCGAGGAAGCTGAGCCGGAGGAGGCTGACCCAGTGGCGGAGGCAGAGGACACATCCACAGTCCAGGCGGCCAATGAGGAGCCGGAGCCGGAAGCACAGGCCGTCGAGTCTGACGAGAAGTCAGAGGCTGGCGACAAGGATGAGATAGTCGAGAAGGAAACCTCACCCGCCGCAGCACCACAAGACGAAGTGGTCGATGAACCAATGGAGGAAGACGCTGCCCCAGAAGAGCAGGAAAAGGAGCAGACGCCAGCGaacgaggagaaggaggatAAAGAAGCCGAATCAACTGTGGCTGAGCATCAGTCGAATGGTGACAGCCAAAAAATGGACGTGGACGAGGAGGAGTCGGCCGCCCCGAAAGCCGAAGGAGATGCCGAGGCTGCTGCCAAGTCAGAGGATCAGCCCCAGGAGCGCCGCAAGCGCTCGCACAGTCGTTCGCGCTCCCGCTCGCGCAGTGGCTCCCGCTCCCCCAAACATCGCAGCAGCGTGGGCGACAAGCGGGACTCGAAGGCAGCCGCCGAAGAGCGCACAGTTCCCGAGGACGAGCCCACCATCGAGGAGAACAAAGTGGGACTAAGCTGGC TGGATTCCGACTTGCATTTACGCATCGATCCGACCACGTTTGCCTCGGCTAAACCTCTTTCCTCGGAGATTTACTCGCTGATTTGGTCCGGAGCTCGCGCCAATTTCGGAGTGCGCGAGGGCAAAGTGTGCTTTGAAGTGCGCCTGGCGGAGGAGTCGGTGCCGGAGAACTCACACTATTTCCGCGACGAGCCGCATGTGCGAGGTTTTCGCGTGGGCTTCTCCACGCCCAAGAGCTCCCTTTTGCTGGGCGAGGCCGAGCTTTCTTTTGCATACTGCGAGACCGGACGTAAAGCCAATCAAGGCGAGTTTTCGGACTACGGCAAACCGTATAAGCTGGATGACGTGATTGGCTGTTACTTGGATCTGGAGAGTGAGCCTTGCACCATTAATTACACGCTCAACGGCGAGGATCTCGGTGTAGCTTTCGAGTTTGAGAAGAGTACACTGGGCGAAGAGGGAGCCCTGTTCCCGCACATTGTAACCAAGGGCTACGAATATTCGGTGAATTTCTCGGACACCGAGCAGCTGTTGGTAAATGCCGAGAGGCCAACGCGCAAGCGCCGCAAGCCGCGCAAGGACGAAGATAAGGACAAGGACGACGACAAGGATGATAACGATGGCGAAAAGTGGAAGGTCTTGGACGAAGCCACAGCCGACGATGATGAGGTGGAGAAAAAGGAAGAAGACGGCAAGGAGTCTTCTGAGAAAGACGAAGAGGAAGGCGATAAGCCAGAAAAAGCCAAAGAGGCTGAGTCGGCACCAAAAGCCGAGACAGATGCCGAAGCAGAAGTCGAGGCTTCTTCTGAAGCTGCTAAGCCAGAACCAGAGGCTGTCGAGTCTTCGGAAACTG ctGAAACATCTACTGAAGCCTCGGGAGAGACGGCAGCTGTGGCCAATGGAGATGCTTCTGCAGAGAAACCCAACGATGAAAAACCAGCTGAGGAGAAGAAGCCCGCTGACGCCAATGAGGAAGAGGATGAGGACGGACCGTCGCCCAACAAGCGGCCAAAGACCGATGGCGATTCTGAGAAAGCGGAATCTGAGAAGGAAAAGGAGAAGTCGCAGACGACCGAGGATGAGTATGAGGATGTCGAGCCCGAGCCCAGGGACACCGCTGCTTTGCTAGAAGGCTATGTACTGATCGGTCTAGTGCCCGTCGAACAGTTGGTTCCCGGTCCACAACGCGCCGGCTCTCGCAAGGAGTGCGAAGTCATTCTGCTAGTCGGCTTGCCCGGAGCCGGCAAGACCCACTGGGCCCTGGCTCATGTGGCTGAGAACGCCGACAAGCGTTACGAGTTCATTGGACCCGATTCGTTTATTTCTAAGATGACG ATCGATGGCGCCTCCCGCAAGACTGTGCACAAAGGCCGTTGGGACAAGGTATACGAGATATGCTTGAACAGCCTGGCGGCTCTGGAAGATATTGCCATGAAACGGCGTCGCAATTTCATACTCGATCAG ACAAATGTATATGCCTCGGCCCAGCGACGTAAAATGAAGGGTTTTAACGACTTCAAGCGCATTGCGGTTGTTTGCATACCCAGCGAAGATGAATTGAAACGTCGCATCGccgaaaaagaggaaaagggAAATGCTTTTACAGTTAAAGAATCAACAATTAATAACTTACGAG CCAACTTCACACTTCCCTCGCTGGAGTTTGGCTGGTTTGATGACATAAACTACACGGAGCTCACCGGAGACGAGGCCAAGAGCGAGGTCAAGAAGTACAACGAGAAGGGAAAGAAGGCCATCGATGCGGAGAGGTCCCGGGACAAGAGATCTCGCGGAGGTCGCGACAACTATCGTCGTGATGACCGCAACCGGAATCGATACAACGATGACCGACGACGCGACTATGGTGGCCAGCGGCACGAAAGTAGGTGGAGCGATTCGCGGcgtggaggcggcggcggcggcggctacTCCAGCAATagtggaggcggaggaggcggcagCCGTGCGTACGACAATCGCCGCAGCTACAACAGCGGCGGAAGCGGCGGTGGCCAGCAGAATTGGGTGCAAAACAGTCGCCGTAGCGGCTACGATGATCGCGGCTACGGCGGCGGTGGAAGCGGCAGTCGTGGCTACGATAATCGCAACCGTGGATACGGAGGAGGcagcggaggaggcggcggcggtggtggtggtcagCAAAACTGGATGCAGAACAATCGCCGAAGCGGTTATGACGATCGCGGCTACGGAAGCTCGCGTGACTACCGCGATCGAGACCGTGGCAACGACCGCAGTCGAATGGGAAGTAATGACCGCAACAGGGGCAGCAGCCAGAGCAGCTATCGCTCGGGGGGCGGTACTCATCAACAACGGGATTTTCGGCCTGGCCACCGCGACACCAAAGAAGATAGTCGCGGTGGCTATGAGCGGTCGGCTGGTCAAGCGCTGCCCAAGTACGGCAATAACACCGGTGTCGGCGGTGGCTACGATCAGTACAAGCAGCAGGCGGGTGGAACACCCGGCGGAGGCAAG GCCTCCCTTAGCGGCAAGTGGAGCACATACACCCAacaccatcagcagcagcagacgcCGCAGCATCAAACTGGCGTCTGGCAGACTCAGCAGCCGTCACAACAGTACCAACAGCCTCAGCAGGCGGCGGCTGGCCAACAACAATATTGGGCCTATAATCAAATGCAGG GTTATGGCAACCAACAGGCCTGGCAGAGTGCCGatccgcagcagcaacagcagtggATGTCCTGGTGGCAG caacagcaacagggtTCTGGCGGAGCAGCGGCCGGTAATGCCAGTGGCGGAGCAGGCGTCAATGTCGGAGGCGCCGCTGGCAATAATGATGGCGGTGCCACCAATCATTATTGGTCTCAATATTCGTACTCCACACAGTCCAATGCGGGCGCCGACAAGAAGTAG
- the LOC108060052 gene encoding heterogeneous nuclear ribonucleoprotein U-like protein 2 isoform X1, with protein sequence MDVAKLDKMKVVDLRNELQSRGLDTKGVKAVLVERLRAYVEGGAGDGDNAPVTPSRRQRRTRSMSRSPSPVQAAPVAAEPVLDTLEEEEQPEEKREPEPEPEQEPQPGLEPSEPEEAEPEEADPVAEAEDTSTVQAANEEPEPEAQAVESDEKSEAGDKDEIVEKETSPAAAPQDEVVDEPMEEDAAPEEQEKEQTPANEEKEDKEAESTVAEHQSNGDSQKMDVDEEESAAPKAEGDAEAAAKSEDQPQERRKRSHSRSRSRSRSGSRSPKHRSSVGDKRDSKAAAEERTVPEDEPTIEENKVGLSWLDSDLHLRIDPTTFASAKPLSSEIYSLIWSGARANFGVREGKVCFEVRLAEESVPENSHYFRDEPHVRGFRVGFSTPKSSLLLGEAELSFAYCETGRKANQGEFSDYGKPYKLDDVIGCYLDLESEPCTINYTLNGEDLGVAFEFEKSTLGEEGALFPHIVTKGYEYSVNFSDTEQLLVNAERPTRKRRKPRKDEDKDKDDDKDDNDGEKWKVLDEATADDDEVEKKEEDGKESSEKDEEEGDKPEKAKEAESAPKAETDAEAEVEASSEAAKPEPEAVESSETAETSTEASGETAAVANGDASAEKPNDEKPAEEKKPADANEEEDEDGPSPNKRPKTDGDSEKAESEKEKEKSQTTEDEYEDVEPEPRDTAALLEGYVLIGLVPVEQLVPGPQRAGSRKECEVILLVGLPGAGKTHWALAHVAENADKRYEFIGPDSFISKMTIDGASRKTVHKGRWDKVYEICLNSLAALEDIAMKRRRNFILDQTNVYASAQRRKMKGFNDFKRIAVVCIPSEDELKRRIAEKEEKGNAFTVKESTINNLRANFTLPSLEFGWFDDINYTELTGDEAKSEVKKYNEKGKKAIDAERSRDKRSRGGRDNYRRDDRNRNRYNDDRRRDYGGQRHESRWSDSRRGGGGGGGYSSNSGGGGGGSRAYDNRRSYNSGGSGGGQQNWVQNSRRSGYDDRGYGGGGSGSRGYDNRNRGYGGGSGGGGGGGGGQQNWMQNNRRSGYDDRGYGSSRDYRDRDRGNDRSRMGSNDRNRGSSQSSYRSGGGTHQQRDFRPGHRDTKEDSRGGYERSAGQALPKYGNNTGVGGGYDQYKQQAGGTPGGGKASLSGKWSTYTQHHQQQQTPQHQTGVWQTQQPSQQYQQPQQAAAGQQQYWAYNQMQGKCSIARFLRAITKGILPTGYGNQQAWQSADPQQQQQWMSWWQQQQQGSGGAAAGNASGGAGVNVGGAAGNNDGGATNHYWSQYSYSTQSNAGADKK encoded by the exons ATGGATGTGGCGAAGCTGGACAAGATGAAGGTGGTGGACCTGCGAAACGAGCTCCAGTCGCGTGGTCTAGACACCAAGGGAGTCAAGGCAGTGCTCGTGGAGCGCCTCAGGGCATATGTGGAAGGAGGAGCCGGCGACGGAG ATAATGCGCCGGTCACACCAAGCCGTCGTCAGCGTCGCACGCGCTCCATGTCCCGCTCTCCATCGCCGGTCCAAGCTGCTCCGGTGGCCGCAGAACCCGTGCTCGATACTCTGGAAGAGGAAGAGCAGCCGGAGGAGAAGCGAGAACCCGAACCTGAACCCGAACAGGAACCTCAGCCGGGACTCGAACCCAGTGAGCCCGAGGAAGCTGAGCCGGAGGAGGCTGACCCAGTGGCGGAGGCAGAGGACACATCCACAGTCCAGGCGGCCAATGAGGAGCCGGAGCCGGAAGCACAGGCCGTCGAGTCTGACGAGAAGTCAGAGGCTGGCGACAAGGATGAGATAGTCGAGAAGGAAACCTCACCCGCCGCAGCACCACAAGACGAAGTGGTCGATGAACCAATGGAGGAAGACGCTGCCCCAGAAGAGCAGGAAAAGGAGCAGACGCCAGCGaacgaggagaaggaggatAAAGAAGCCGAATCAACTGTGGCTGAGCATCAGTCGAATGGTGACAGCCAAAAAATGGACGTGGACGAGGAGGAGTCGGCCGCCCCGAAAGCCGAAGGAGATGCCGAGGCTGCTGCCAAGTCAGAGGATCAGCCCCAGGAGCGCCGCAAGCGCTCGCACAGTCGTTCGCGCTCCCGCTCGCGCAGTGGCTCCCGCTCCCCCAAACATCGCAGCAGCGTGGGCGACAAGCGGGACTCGAAGGCAGCCGCCGAAGAGCGCACAGTTCCCGAGGACGAGCCCACCATCGAGGAGAACAAAGTGGGACTAAGCTGGC TGGATTCCGACTTGCATTTACGCATCGATCCGACCACGTTTGCCTCGGCTAAACCTCTTTCCTCGGAGATTTACTCGCTGATTTGGTCCGGAGCTCGCGCCAATTTCGGAGTGCGCGAGGGCAAAGTGTGCTTTGAAGTGCGCCTGGCGGAGGAGTCGGTGCCGGAGAACTCACACTATTTCCGCGACGAGCCGCATGTGCGAGGTTTTCGCGTGGGCTTCTCCACGCCCAAGAGCTCCCTTTTGCTGGGCGAGGCCGAGCTTTCTTTTGCATACTGCGAGACCGGACGTAAAGCCAATCAAGGCGAGTTTTCGGACTACGGCAAACCGTATAAGCTGGATGACGTGATTGGCTGTTACTTGGATCTGGAGAGTGAGCCTTGCACCATTAATTACACGCTCAACGGCGAGGATCTCGGTGTAGCTTTCGAGTTTGAGAAGAGTACACTGGGCGAAGAGGGAGCCCTGTTCCCGCACATTGTAACCAAGGGCTACGAATATTCGGTGAATTTCTCGGACACCGAGCAGCTGTTGGTAAATGCCGAGAGGCCAACGCGCAAGCGCCGCAAGCCGCGCAAGGACGAAGATAAGGACAAGGACGACGACAAGGATGATAACGATGGCGAAAAGTGGAAGGTCTTGGACGAAGCCACAGCCGACGATGATGAGGTGGAGAAAAAGGAAGAAGACGGCAAGGAGTCTTCTGAGAAAGACGAAGAGGAAGGCGATAAGCCAGAAAAAGCCAAAGAGGCTGAGTCGGCACCAAAAGCCGAGACAGATGCCGAAGCAGAAGTCGAGGCTTCTTCTGAAGCTGCTAAGCCAGAACCAGAGGCTGTCGAGTCTTCGGAAACTG ctGAAACATCTACTGAAGCCTCGGGAGAGACGGCAGCTGTGGCCAATGGAGATGCTTCTGCAGAGAAACCCAACGATGAAAAACCAGCTGAGGAGAAGAAGCCCGCTGACGCCAATGAGGAAGAGGATGAGGACGGACCGTCGCCCAACAAGCGGCCAAAGACCGATGGCGATTCTGAGAAAGCGGAATCTGAGAAGGAAAAGGAGAAGTCGCAGACGACCGAGGATGAGTATGAGGATGTCGAGCCCGAGCCCAGGGACACCGCTGCTTTGCTAGAAGGCTATGTACTGATCGGTCTAGTGCCCGTCGAACAGTTGGTTCCCGGTCCACAACGCGCCGGCTCTCGCAAGGAGTGCGAAGTCATTCTGCTAGTCGGCTTGCCCGGAGCCGGCAAGACCCACTGGGCCCTGGCTCATGTGGCTGAGAACGCCGACAAGCGTTACGAGTTCATTGGACCCGATTCGTTTATTTCTAAGATGACG ATCGATGGCGCCTCCCGCAAGACTGTGCACAAAGGCCGTTGGGACAAGGTATACGAGATATGCTTGAACAGCCTGGCGGCTCTGGAAGATATTGCCATGAAACGGCGTCGCAATTTCATACTCGATCAG ACAAATGTATATGCCTCGGCCCAGCGACGTAAAATGAAGGGTTTTAACGACTTCAAGCGCATTGCGGTTGTTTGCATACCCAGCGAAGATGAATTGAAACGTCGCATCGccgaaaaagaggaaaagggAAATGCTTTTACAGTTAAAGAATCAACAATTAATAACTTACGAG CCAACTTCACACTTCCCTCGCTGGAGTTTGGCTGGTTTGATGACATAAACTACACGGAGCTCACCGGAGACGAGGCCAAGAGCGAGGTCAAGAAGTACAACGAGAAGGGAAAGAAGGCCATCGATGCGGAGAGGTCCCGGGACAAGAGATCTCGCGGAGGTCGCGACAACTATCGTCGTGATGACCGCAACCGGAATCGATACAACGATGACCGACGACGCGACTATGGTGGCCAGCGGCACGAAAGTAGGTGGAGCGATTCGCGGcgtggaggcggcggcggcggcggctacTCCAGCAATagtggaggcggaggaggcggcagCCGTGCGTACGACAATCGCCGCAGCTACAACAGCGGCGGAAGCGGCGGTGGCCAGCAGAATTGGGTGCAAAACAGTCGCCGTAGCGGCTACGATGATCGCGGCTACGGCGGCGGTGGAAGCGGCAGTCGTGGCTACGATAATCGCAACCGTGGATACGGAGGAGGcagcggaggaggcggcggcggtggtggtggtcagCAAAACTGGATGCAGAACAATCGCCGAAGCGGTTATGACGATCGCGGCTACGGAAGCTCGCGTGACTACCGCGATCGAGACCGTGGCAACGACCGCAGTCGAATGGGAAGTAATGACCGCAACAGGGGCAGCAGCCAGAGCAGCTATCGCTCGGGGGGCGGTACTCATCAACAACGGGATTTTCGGCCTGGCCACCGCGACACCAAAGAAGATAGTCGCGGTGGCTATGAGCGGTCGGCTGGTCAAGCGCTGCCCAAGTACGGCAATAACACCGGTGTCGGCGGTGGCTACGATCAGTACAAGCAGCAGGCGGGTGGAACACCCGGCGGAGGCAAG GCCTCCCTTAGCGGCAAGTGGAGCACATACACCCAacaccatcagcagcagcagacgcCGCAGCATCAAACTGGCGTCTGGCAGACTCAGCAGCCGTCACAACAGTACCAACAGCCTCAGCAGGCGGCGGCTGGCCAACAACAATATTGGGCCTATAATCAAATGCAGGGTAAGTGCAGCATTGCGCGATTCTTAAGAGCAATAACTAAAGGAATTTTGCCCACAGGTTATGGCAACCAACAGGCCTGGCAGAGTGCCGatccgcagcagcaacagcagtggATGTCCTGGTGGCAG caacagcaacagggtTCTGGCGGAGCAGCGGCCGGTAATGCCAGTGGCGGAGCAGGCGTCAATGTCGGAGGCGCCGCTGGCAATAATGATGGCGGTGCCACCAATCATTATTGGTCTCAATATTCGTACTCCACACAGTCCAATGCGGGCGCCGACAAGAAGTAG
- the LOC108060052 gene encoding heterogeneous nuclear ribonucleoprotein U-like protein 2 isoform X3 yields MDVAKLDKMKVVDLRNELQSRGLDTKGVKAVLVERLRAYVEGGAGDGDNAPVTPSRRQRRTRSMSRSPSPVQAAPVAAEPVLDTLEEEEQPEEKREPEPEPEQEPQPGLEPSEPEEAEPEEADPVAEAEDTSTVQAANEEPEPEAQAVESDEKSEAGDKDEIVEKETSPAAAPQDEVVDEPMEEDAAPEEQEKEQTPANEEKEDKEAESTVAEHQSNGDSQKMDVDEEESAAPKAEGDAEAAAKSEDQPQERRKRSHSRSRSRSRSGSRSPKHRSSVGDKRDSKAAAEERTVPEDEPTIEENKVGLSWLDSDLHLRIDPTTFASAKPLSSEIYSLIWSGARANFGVREGKVCFEVRLAEESVPENSHYFRDEPHVRGFRVGFSTPKSSLLLGEAELSFAYCETGRKANQGEFSDYGKPYKLDDVIGCYLDLESEPCTINYTLNGEDLGVAFEFEKSTLGEEGALFPHIVTKGYEYSVNFSDTEQLLVNAERPTRKRRKPRKDEDKDKDDDKDDNDGEKWKVLDEATADDDEVEKKEEDGKESSEKDEEEGDKPEKAKEAESAPKAETDAEAEVEASSEAAKPEPEAVESSETAETSTEASGETAAVANGDASAEKPNDEKPAEEKKPADANEEEDEDGPSPNKRPKTDGDSEKAESEKEKEKSQTTEDEYEDVEPEPRDTAALLEGYVLIGLVPVEQLVPGPQRAGSRKECEVILLVGLPGAGKTHWALAHVAENADKRYEFIGPDSFISKMTIDGASRKTVHKGRWDKVYEICLNSLAALEDIAMKRRRNFILDQPTSHFPRWSLAGLMT; encoded by the exons ATGGATGTGGCGAAGCTGGACAAGATGAAGGTGGTGGACCTGCGAAACGAGCTCCAGTCGCGTGGTCTAGACACCAAGGGAGTCAAGGCAGTGCTCGTGGAGCGCCTCAGGGCATATGTGGAAGGAGGAGCCGGCGACGGAG ATAATGCGCCGGTCACACCAAGCCGTCGTCAGCGTCGCACGCGCTCCATGTCCCGCTCTCCATCGCCGGTCCAAGCTGCTCCGGTGGCCGCAGAACCCGTGCTCGATACTCTGGAAGAGGAAGAGCAGCCGGAGGAGAAGCGAGAACCCGAACCTGAACCCGAACAGGAACCTCAGCCGGGACTCGAACCCAGTGAGCCCGAGGAAGCTGAGCCGGAGGAGGCTGACCCAGTGGCGGAGGCAGAGGACACATCCACAGTCCAGGCGGCCAATGAGGAGCCGGAGCCGGAAGCACAGGCCGTCGAGTCTGACGAGAAGTCAGAGGCTGGCGACAAGGATGAGATAGTCGAGAAGGAAACCTCACCCGCCGCAGCACCACAAGACGAAGTGGTCGATGAACCAATGGAGGAAGACGCTGCCCCAGAAGAGCAGGAAAAGGAGCAGACGCCAGCGaacgaggagaaggaggatAAAGAAGCCGAATCAACTGTGGCTGAGCATCAGTCGAATGGTGACAGCCAAAAAATGGACGTGGACGAGGAGGAGTCGGCCGCCCCGAAAGCCGAAGGAGATGCCGAGGCTGCTGCCAAGTCAGAGGATCAGCCCCAGGAGCGCCGCAAGCGCTCGCACAGTCGTTCGCGCTCCCGCTCGCGCAGTGGCTCCCGCTCCCCCAAACATCGCAGCAGCGTGGGCGACAAGCGGGACTCGAAGGCAGCCGCCGAAGAGCGCACAGTTCCCGAGGACGAGCCCACCATCGAGGAGAACAAAGTGGGACTAAGCTGGC TGGATTCCGACTTGCATTTACGCATCGATCCGACCACGTTTGCCTCGGCTAAACCTCTTTCCTCGGAGATTTACTCGCTGATTTGGTCCGGAGCTCGCGCCAATTTCGGAGTGCGCGAGGGCAAAGTGTGCTTTGAAGTGCGCCTGGCGGAGGAGTCGGTGCCGGAGAACTCACACTATTTCCGCGACGAGCCGCATGTGCGAGGTTTTCGCGTGGGCTTCTCCACGCCCAAGAGCTCCCTTTTGCTGGGCGAGGCCGAGCTTTCTTTTGCATACTGCGAGACCGGACGTAAAGCCAATCAAGGCGAGTTTTCGGACTACGGCAAACCGTATAAGCTGGATGACGTGATTGGCTGTTACTTGGATCTGGAGAGTGAGCCTTGCACCATTAATTACACGCTCAACGGCGAGGATCTCGGTGTAGCTTTCGAGTTTGAGAAGAGTACACTGGGCGAAGAGGGAGCCCTGTTCCCGCACATTGTAACCAAGGGCTACGAATATTCGGTGAATTTCTCGGACACCGAGCAGCTGTTGGTAAATGCCGAGAGGCCAACGCGCAAGCGCCGCAAGCCGCGCAAGGACGAAGATAAGGACAAGGACGACGACAAGGATGATAACGATGGCGAAAAGTGGAAGGTCTTGGACGAAGCCACAGCCGACGATGATGAGGTGGAGAAAAAGGAAGAAGACGGCAAGGAGTCTTCTGAGAAAGACGAAGAGGAAGGCGATAAGCCAGAAAAAGCCAAAGAGGCTGAGTCGGCACCAAAAGCCGAGACAGATGCCGAAGCAGAAGTCGAGGCTTCTTCTGAAGCTGCTAAGCCAGAACCAGAGGCTGTCGAGTCTTCGGAAACTG ctGAAACATCTACTGAAGCCTCGGGAGAGACGGCAGCTGTGGCCAATGGAGATGCTTCTGCAGAGAAACCCAACGATGAAAAACCAGCTGAGGAGAAGAAGCCCGCTGACGCCAATGAGGAAGAGGATGAGGACGGACCGTCGCCCAACAAGCGGCCAAAGACCGATGGCGATTCTGAGAAAGCGGAATCTGAGAAGGAAAAGGAGAAGTCGCAGACGACCGAGGATGAGTATGAGGATGTCGAGCCCGAGCCCAGGGACACCGCTGCTTTGCTAGAAGGCTATGTACTGATCGGTCTAGTGCCCGTCGAACAGTTGGTTCCCGGTCCACAACGCGCCGGCTCTCGCAAGGAGTGCGAAGTCATTCTGCTAGTCGGCTTGCCCGGAGCCGGCAAGACCCACTGGGCCCTGGCTCATGTGGCTGAGAACGCCGACAAGCGTTACGAGTTCATTGGACCCGATTCGTTTATTTCTAAGATGACG ATCGATGGCGCCTCCCGCAAGACTGTGCACAAAGGCCGTTGGGACAAGGTATACGAGATATGCTTGAACAGCCTGGCGGCTCTGGAAGATATTGCCATGAAACGGCGTCGCAATTTCATACTCGATCAG CCAACTTCACACTTCCCTCGCTGGAGTTTGGCTGGTTTGATGACATAA